From Cronobacter turicensis z3032, the proteins below share one genomic window:
- the yqjB gene encoding Uncharacterized protein yqjB: protein MAFTRALSRRLTLTLAAGALMAAVLLSWAALQKHETTLEIRAVSQGATIPDGFSVWHHLDANGIRFKSITPQDDILLIKFDNSDQSEAARKVLYRSLPRGFVIAQQEEKSLTPAWLSRLRHDIQRLG from the coding sequence ATGGCCTTCACGCGCGCGCTTTCTCGTCGTCTTACGCTAACGCTTGCGGCAGGCGCGCTAATGGCAGCGGTGCTGCTGAGCTGGGCCGCGCTGCAAAAACATGAAACCACGCTTGAGATCCGCGCGGTGTCGCAGGGTGCGACGATCCCGGACGGCTTTTCCGTCTGGCACCATCTGGACGCCAACGGCATCCGCTTTAAAAGCATTACGCCGCAGGATGACATTCTGCTGATTAAATTCGACAACAGCGATCAGAGCGAAGCCGCGCGCAAAGTGCTCTATCGCTCCCTGCCGCGCGGTTTTGTTATCGCCCAGCAGGAAGAAAAAAGCCTCACTCCCGCCTGGCTCTCCCGCCTGCGTCACGATATCCAGCGCCTGGGTTAA
- the yqjA gene encoding Inner membrane protein yqjA has translation MELLTQLLTALWSQDFETLANPGMIGMLYFVLFMILFLENGLLPAAFLPGDSLLVLVGVLIAKGALGYPQTVLLLTAAASLGCWVSYIQGRWLGNTRIVQNWLSHLPAHYHQRAHHLFHKHGLSALLLGRFIAFVRTLLPTIAGLSGLNNARFQFFNWMSGLLWVVILTSLGYLLGKTPVFLKYEDALMSCLMLLPVVLLVIGLVGSLVVLWKKKHGNRS, from the coding sequence ATGGAACTTTTGACACAATTACTCACCGCGCTCTGGAGCCAGGACTTCGAAACGCTGGCCAACCCCGGCATGATCGGCATGCTCTACTTTGTGCTGTTTATGATCCTGTTTCTGGAAAACGGTCTGCTGCCCGCCGCGTTTCTGCCGGGCGACAGCCTGCTGGTGCTGGTGGGCGTGCTGATTGCCAAAGGCGCGCTGGGGTATCCGCAAACGGTGCTGCTGTTAACCGCCGCCGCCAGCCTCGGCTGCTGGGTGAGCTATATCCAGGGGCGCTGGCTCGGCAACACGCGCATCGTACAGAACTGGCTTTCGCATCTGCCCGCGCATTATCACCAGCGGGCGCATCACCTGTTTCATAAACACGGGCTGTCAGCGCTGCTGCTCGGCCGTTTTATCGCCTTTGTCCGCACGTTGCTGCCGACTATTGCCGGGCTCTCTGGTCTTAATAACGCCCGTTTCCAGTTCTTTAACTGGATGAGCGGCCTGCTGTGGGTGGTTATCCTCACCTCTCTTGGCTATCTGCTCGGCAAAACGCCGGTGTTCCTTAAATATGAAGACGCCCTGATGTCCTGCCTGATGCTGCTGCCGGTCGTGTTGCTGGTTATCGGCCTGGTCGGATCGCTGGTGGTGTTATGGAAGAAAAAACATGGAAACCGGAGCTAA
- the exuR gene encoding Exu regulon transcriptional regulator, which produces MESHMEIAEPRRLYQQLAAELKQRIEEGVYQVGEKLPAERFIADEKNVSRTVVREAIIMLEVEGYVEVRKGSGIHVIANQGKYRAPAPEQEYEFASYGPFELLQARQLIESNIAEFAATQVTKQDIIKLMEIQEKARNEKFFRDSEWDLLFHVQVALATQNTALAAIVEKMWTQRVHNPYWKKLHEHIDLRTVDNWCDDHDNILKALIRKDPHGAKLAMWQHLENTKQMLFNETSDDFEFNADRYLFAENPVVHLDAAANSEK; this is translated from the coding sequence CTGGAGTCGCACATGGAAATCGCAGAACCGCGTCGTCTGTATCAACAACTGGCCGCCGAGCTTAAGCAACGCATTGAAGAAGGCGTTTATCAGGTAGGTGAGAAACTCCCTGCCGAGCGATTTATCGCCGACGAAAAAAACGTCAGCCGCACGGTCGTGCGCGAAGCCATCATCATGCTGGAAGTCGAAGGCTATGTTGAAGTACGCAAAGGCTCGGGCATCCATGTGATAGCCAACCAGGGGAAATATCGCGCCCCGGCGCCTGAGCAGGAGTATGAATTCGCCAGCTACGGCCCGTTCGAGCTGTTGCAGGCCCGCCAGCTCATTGAAAGTAATATCGCCGAGTTCGCCGCCACCCAGGTCACCAAACAAGACATCATTAAGCTGATGGAGATCCAGGAGAAAGCGCGTAACGAGAAGTTCTTCCGCGATTCCGAATGGGATCTCCTGTTTCACGTTCAGGTGGCGCTCGCCACGCAGAATACCGCTCTTGCCGCCATCGTTGAAAAAATGTGGACTCAGCGCGTTCACAACCCGTACTGGAAAAAACTACACGAACATATCGATTTACGCACGGTCGATAACTGGTGCGACGATCACGATAACATTCTTAAAGCCCTGATTCGCAAAGACCCGCACGGCGCGAAGCTCGCCATGTGGCAGCATCTGGAGAATACCAAACAGATGCTCTTTAACGAAACCAGCGACGACTTTGAATTCAACGCCGACCGCTACCTTTTTGCCGAAAATCCGGTGGTCCACCTCGACGCGGCGGCAAACAGCGAAAAGTAA
- the exuT gene encoding Hexuronate transporter, translated as MRKIKGLRWYMIALVTLGTVLGYLTRNTVAAAAPTLMEELHISTQQYSYIIAAYSAAYTIMQPVAGYVLDILGTKIGYAFFAVTWAVFCGATALAGSWGGLALARGAVGAAEAAMIPAGLKASSEWFPAKERSIAVGYFNVGSSIGAMIAPPLVVWAIVMHSWELAFIISGVLSFAWAMAWLIFYKHPRDQKKLTEEERDYIISGQEAQHQTNNGKKMSPWQIVRTRQFWGIALPRFLAEPAWGTFNAWIPLFMFKVYGFNLKEIAMFAWMPMLFADLGCIVGGYLPPLFQRWFGVNLIVSRKMVVTMGAVLMIGPGMIGLFTSPYVAIALLCIGGFAHQSLSGALITLSSDVFGRNEVATANGLTGMAAWTASTMFALVVGALADTIGFSPLFAVLAVFDLMGALVIWTVLKNKPASELEQETRSGAPVTQH; from the coding sequence ATGCGTAAAATTAAAGGGTTACGATGGTACATGATTGCGCTGGTGACGCTGGGCACCGTGCTGGGCTATCTGACCCGTAACACCGTGGCGGCCGCAGCGCCTACCCTGATGGAAGAGCTGCACATCTCCACGCAGCAATACTCTTATATTATCGCGGCCTATTCCGCGGCCTATACCATCATGCAGCCGGTAGCAGGCTATGTGCTGGATATTCTCGGCACGAAAATCGGCTACGCCTTCTTCGCCGTGACCTGGGCGGTGTTCTGCGGCGCAACCGCGCTGGCAGGCAGCTGGGGCGGTCTGGCGCTGGCGCGTGGCGCGGTAGGTGCTGCAGAAGCGGCGATGATCCCGGCGGGCCTGAAAGCCAGCTCCGAGTGGTTCCCGGCGAAAGAGCGTTCTATCGCGGTGGGCTATTTCAACGTGGGCTCGTCTATTGGCGCCATGATTGCCCCGCCGCTGGTGGTGTGGGCTATTGTGATGCATAGCTGGGAACTGGCGTTCATTATTTCCGGTGTGCTGAGCTTCGCCTGGGCCATGGCCTGGCTGATTTTCTACAAACACCCGCGTGACCAGAAAAAACTGACCGAAGAAGAACGTGACTACATTATTAGCGGTCAGGAAGCGCAGCATCAGACCAACAACGGTAAAAAAATGTCGCCGTGGCAGATTGTTCGCACCCGTCAGTTCTGGGGCATCGCGCTGCCGCGCTTCCTGGCGGAACCGGCATGGGGCACGTTCAACGCCTGGATCCCGCTGTTTATGTTCAAAGTGTACGGCTTTAACCTGAAAGAGATCGCGATGTTCGCCTGGATGCCGATGCTGTTTGCGGATCTCGGCTGTATCGTCGGCGGCTATCTGCCTCCGCTGTTCCAGCGCTGGTTCGGTGTGAACCTGATCGTCTCCCGTAAAATGGTGGTGACGATGGGCGCGGTGCTGATGATTGGCCCAGGCATGATCGGCCTGTTCACCAGCCCGTATGTGGCGATTGCCCTGCTGTGCATCGGCGGGTTCGCGCACCAGTCGCTCTCCGGCGCGCTGATTACGCTCTCCTCTGACGTGTTTGGGCGTAATGAAGTGGCGACCGCCAACGGCCTGACCGGTATGGCCGCGTGGACGGCGAGCACAATGTTTGCGCTGGTGGTCGGCGCGCTGGCCGATACCATTGGCTTCAGCCCGCTGTTCGCCGTACTGGCCGTGTTCGACCTGATGGGCGCGCTGGTTATCTGGACGGTGCTGAAAAATAAACCGGCCAGCGAGCTGGAACAAGAGACGCGAAGTGGCGCTCCCGTCACACAACACTGA
- the uxaC gene encoding Uronate isomerase — protein sequence MTPFMTEDFLLDTEFARRLYHDYAKDQPIFDYHCHLPPQQIAENYRFKNLYDIWLKGDHYKWRAMRTNGVPERLCTGDASDREKFDAWAATVPHTIGNPLYHWTHLELRRPFGITGKLLSPKTADEIWNQCNDLLAQDAFSARGIMQQMNVKMVGTTDDPIDSLEHHATVAKDSSFSVKVLPSWRPDKAFNIEQATFTDYMAKLAEVSDTDIRRFSDLQTALTKRLDHFAAHGCKVSDHALDVVLFADASESELDSILARRLAGGTLSEQEVAQFKTAVLVWLGAEYARRGWVQQYHIGALRNNNQRQFKLLGPDVGFDSINDRPLAEELSKLLSKQNEENLLPKTILYCLNPRDNEVLGTMIGNFQGEGMPGKMQFGSGWWFNDQKDGMERQMTQLAQLGLLSRFVGMLTDSRSFLSYTRHEYFRRILCQMIGRWVEAGEAPADIELLGEMVKNICFNNARDYFAIELN from the coding sequence ATGACCCCGTTCATGACTGAAGATTTCCTGCTCGACACCGAATTCGCCCGTCGTCTGTACCATGACTACGCTAAAGATCAGCCGATTTTCGACTATCACTGCCACCTTCCGCCGCAGCAGATTGCCGAAAATTACCGTTTTAAAAACCTGTATGACATCTGGCTGAAAGGCGACCACTACAAATGGCGCGCAATGCGTACCAACGGCGTGCCGGAGCGCCTGTGTACCGGCGATGCGAGCGATCGCGAAAAGTTTGACGCATGGGCCGCCACCGTGCCGCACACCATCGGCAATCCGCTGTATCACTGGACGCATCTGGAACTGCGCCGTCCGTTTGGCATCACCGGTAAGCTGCTGTCGCCGAAAACCGCCGACGAGATCTGGAACCAGTGCAACGATCTGCTGGCTCAGGACGCGTTCAGCGCCCGCGGTATCATGCAGCAGATGAATGTTAAAATGGTCGGCACCACTGACGATCCGATTGACTCGCTGGAGCATCACGCGACCGTCGCCAAAGACAGCAGCTTCAGCGTTAAAGTGCTGCCGAGCTGGCGCCCGGACAAAGCATTTAACATTGAACAGGCGACCTTCACCGACTACATGGCGAAGCTCGCGGAAGTGTCCGATACCGATATCCGCCGCTTCAGCGATCTGCAAACTGCGCTGACGAAACGTCTGGATCACTTCGCGGCCCACGGCTGTAAAGTGTCTGACCACGCGCTGGACGTGGTGCTGTTTGCTGACGCCAGCGAAAGCGAACTCGACAGCATCCTGGCGCGCCGTCTGGCGGGCGGGACGCTCAGCGAACAGGAAGTGGCGCAGTTCAAAACCGCGGTGCTGGTCTGGCTTGGCGCGGAATATGCCCGTCGCGGCTGGGTGCAGCAATACCACATCGGCGCGCTGCGTAATAACAACCAGCGTCAGTTCAAACTGCTGGGGCCGGATGTCGGTTTTGACTCCATCAACGACCGTCCGCTCGCCGAAGAGCTGTCAAAACTGCTGAGCAAACAGAACGAAGAGAATCTGCTGCCGAAAACCATTCTCTACTGCCTGAACCCGCGCGATAACGAAGTGCTGGGCACCATGATCGGCAACTTCCAGGGCGAAGGGATGCCAGGCAAGATGCAGTTCGGCTCCGGCTGGTGGTTTAACGATCAGAAAGATGGCATGGAGCGTCAGATGACCCAGCTCGCGCAGCTCGGCCTGCTGAGCCGCTTCGTGGGAATGCTGACCGACAGCCGCAGCTTCCTCTCCTATACCCGTCATGAATACTTCCGCCGCATTCTGTGCCAGATGATTGGCCGCTGGGTGGAAGCAGGCGAGGCGCCGGCGGATATCGAACTGTTGGGCGAGATGGTGAAAAACATCTGCTTCAACAATGCCCGCGACTACTTCGCCATTGAACTCAACTAA
- the uxaA gene encoding Altronate hydrolase, which yields MQYIRIHSQDNVAVALADLPEGSVIAIDGLSVMLLQPVTRGHKFALLPIAQGENVVKYGLPIGHALADIAPGEHIHSHNTRTNLSDLDEYSYQPEAPYTGDQMGDREVQIYRRASGEVGIRNELWILPTVGCVNGIARQIQNRFLKETHDAEGTDGVFLFSHTYGCSQLGDDHINTRTMLQNMVRHPNAGAVLVIGLGCENNQVDAFRETLGDFDPTRVHFMVCQHQDDEVEAGLEHLHALYDVMRHDKREPGKLSELKFGLECGGSDGLSGITANPMLGRFSDYVIANGGTTVLTEVPEMFGAERILMSHCRDEATFEKTVTMVNDFKQYFIAHNQPIYENPSPGNKAGGITTLEEKSLGCTQKAGASQVVDVLRYGERLHTPGLNLLSAPGNDAVATSALAGAGCHMVLFSTGRGTPYGGFVPTVKIATNSELAAKKPHWIDFDAGQLLHGTAMPQLLEKFVDSIVDIASGKQTCNEKNDFRELAIFKSGVTL from the coding sequence ATGCAATACATCAGGATCCATTCGCAGGATAACGTTGCGGTAGCGCTGGCGGATCTGCCCGAAGGCTCGGTTATCGCCATTGACGGGTTATCCGTCATGCTGTTGCAGCCGGTGACGCGCGGCCATAAGTTCGCGCTGCTGCCCATCGCACAGGGAGAGAACGTTGTAAAATATGGCCTGCCGATTGGCCATGCGCTGGCGGATATCGCGCCGGGCGAACATATTCACTCCCATAATACCCGCACCAATCTCAGCGATCTGGATGAGTACAGCTATCAACCCGAAGCGCCTTACACGGGCGATCAGATGGGCGATCGCGAGGTGCAGATCTACCGCCGCGCCAGCGGCGAGGTGGGGATCCGCAATGAACTGTGGATCCTGCCGACCGTCGGCTGCGTCAACGGGATCGCGCGCCAGATCCAGAACCGTTTCCTGAAAGAGACGCACGACGCCGAAGGTACCGACGGCGTGTTTCTCTTCAGCCACACCTACGGCTGCTCGCAGCTGGGCGACGATCACATCAACACCCGCACCATGCTGCAAAACATGGTGCGCCACCCGAACGCCGGCGCGGTGCTGGTGATTGGTCTGGGCTGTGAGAACAACCAGGTGGACGCGTTTCGCGAAACGCTGGGCGATTTCGATCCGACGCGCGTGCATTTTATGGTTTGCCAGCACCAGGATGATGAAGTGGAAGCGGGGCTTGAGCACCTGCATGCGCTTTATGACGTAATGCGTCACGACAAGCGCGAGCCGGGCAAACTCAGCGAGCTGAAATTCGGGCTGGAATGCGGCGGTTCGGACGGGCTTTCGGGCATTACCGCGAACCCGATGCTTGGCCGTTTCTCGGATTATGTCATAGCCAATGGCGGCACCACGGTACTGACCGAAGTGCCGGAGATGTTCGGCGCGGAGCGCATTCTGATGAGCCACTGCCGCGACGAAGCGACGTTTGAGAAAACCGTCACCATGGTGAACGACTTCAAACAGTACTTTATCGCGCATAACCAGCCGATTTACGAAAACCCGTCGCCGGGCAACAAAGCGGGCGGCATCACTACGCTTGAAGAGAAATCGCTTGGCTGCACCCAGAAGGCCGGCGCAAGCCAGGTGGTGGATGTTCTGCGCTACGGCGAGCGCCTGCATACGCCGGGCCTTAACCTGCTGAGCGCGCCGGGCAACGACGCCGTGGCCACCAGCGCGCTGGCGGGCGCGGGCTGTCATATGGTGCTGTTCAGCACCGGACGCGGCACGCCCTACGGCGGTTTCGTGCCGACGGTGAAAATCGCCACCAACAGTGAGCTGGCGGCGAAAAAACCGCACTGGATAGACTTCGACGCCGGTCAGTTGCTGCACGGCACCGCGATGCCGCAGCTGCTGGAAAAGTTTGTCGACAGCATTGTCGATATCGCTTCGGGCAAACAGACCTGCAACGAGAAAAACGACTTCCGCGAACTGGCTATCTTTAAGAGCGGCGTGACGCTGTAG
- the ygjV gene encoding Inner membrane protein ygjV, with product MTAYWLAQGVGVIAFLIGITTFFNRDERRFKLQLALYSAVIGAHFFLMGATPAGMSAELNALRTVISLRTRSLWIMTLFIVLTLTLGLVKLHHPIELLPIIGTVASTWALFRCTGLTTRCVMWCSTACWVTHNFWIGSIGGTLIEGSFLIINGLNIVRFWQMQKRGIDPFKVEKEIVQKR from the coding sequence ATGACCGCGTATTGGCTTGCCCAGGGCGTTGGGGTCATCGCCTTTCTGATTGGCATCACCACCTTTTTTAACCGCGACGAGCGGCGCTTCAAGCTGCAACTGGCGCTCTACAGCGCCGTCATTGGGGCGCATTTTTTCCTGATGGGCGCGACGCCTGCGGGGATGAGCGCGGAGCTGAACGCGCTGCGCACGGTGATTTCGCTACGTACCCGCAGCCTGTGGATCATGACGCTGTTTATCGTGCTCACGCTGACGCTAGGCCTGGTGAAACTGCATCACCCCATCGAGCTGTTACCGATTATCGGCACCGTCGCCAGCACCTGGGCGCTGTTTCGCTGCACCGGGCTGACCACCCGCTGCGTGATGTGGTGCTCCACGGCCTGCTGGGTCACGCATAATTTCTGGATTGGTTCGATCGGCGGCACGCTGATTGAAGGCAGCTTTCTCATCATCAACGGGCTTAACATTGTTCGGTTCTGGCAGATGCAAAAGCGGGGAATCGATCCGTTTAAGGTCGAAAAAGAGATAGTGCAGAAGCGGTAA
- the sstT gene encoding Serine/threonine transporter sstT, which translates to MTTQSQGGGLLHRLAQGSLVKQILVGLVLGILLAWLSKPAAIAVGLLGTLFVGALKAVAPVLVLMLVMASIANHKHGQRTNIRPILWLYLLGTFSAALTAVLFSFLFPSTLHLVSGATDITPPTGIVGVLRDLLLSMVANPVDALLKGNYIGILVWAVGLGFALRHGNETTKNLVNDMSDAVTFMVKLVIRFAPVGIFGLVASTLATTGFDTLWGYAQLLVVLVGCMLLVALVINPLIVFAKIRRNPYPLVFACLRESGVTAFFTRSSAANIPVNMALCEKLNLDRDTYSVSIPLGATINMAGAAITITVLALAAVHTLGIAVDVPTALLLSVVASLCACGASGVAGGSLLLIPLACNMFGIPNDIAMQVVAVGFIIGVLQDSCETALNSSTDVLFTAAACQAEDARLASHALRN; encoded by the coding sequence ATGACTACGCAATCTCAGGGCGGCGGCCTGCTGCACCGCCTGGCACAGGGCAGTCTGGTAAAACAGATTCTGGTGGGACTGGTGCTCGGTATTCTGCTGGCCTGGCTTTCCAAACCCGCGGCTATCGCGGTCGGTCTGCTCGGCACGCTGTTCGTCGGCGCGCTGAAAGCCGTGGCGCCGGTACTGGTGCTGATGCTGGTAATGGCGTCGATCGCCAACCATAAACACGGGCAGAGAACCAATATCCGCCCGATCCTCTGGCTCTATCTGCTGGGTACGTTTTCCGCGGCACTGACCGCCGTGCTGTTCAGCTTTCTCTTCCCTTCCACGCTGCATCTGGTCTCCGGCGCGACGGATATCACGCCGCCGACCGGCATTGTCGGCGTGCTGCGCGACCTGCTGCTCAGCATGGTCGCGAACCCGGTGGATGCGCTGCTGAAAGGCAACTATATCGGCATTCTGGTCTGGGCCGTGGGCCTCGGCTTCGCGCTGCGTCACGGCAATGAAACCACCAAAAATCTGGTGAATGATATGTCGGATGCCGTCACCTTTATGGTGAAGCTGGTGATCCGCTTCGCGCCCGTCGGTATTTTCGGTCTGGTCGCGTCCACGCTCGCCACCACCGGCTTTGATACCCTGTGGGGCTACGCGCAACTGCTGGTGGTGCTGGTCGGCTGTATGTTGCTGGTGGCGCTGGTCATTAACCCGCTGATTGTTTTTGCGAAAATCCGCCGTAACCCCTACCCGCTGGTGTTCGCCTGCCTGCGTGAAAGCGGCGTGACCGCGTTCTTTACCCGCAGCTCGGCGGCGAATATTCCGGTCAACATGGCGCTGTGCGAGAAACTGAACCTGGATCGCGATACCTATTCCGTGTCGATCCCGCTGGGCGCGACCATCAACATGGCGGGCGCGGCGATTACGATTACGGTGCTGGCGCTTGCGGCGGTGCATACGCTGGGTATTGCGGTGGATGTGCCGACCGCGCTGCTGCTCAGCGTGGTGGCGTCGCTGTGCGCCTGCGGCGCATCGGGCGTAGCGGGCGGTTCGCTGCTGCTGATCCCGCTGGCGTGCAATATGTTCGGCATTCCGAACGATATCGCCATGCAGGTGGTCGCGGTGGGCTTTATCATCGGCGTGTTGCAGGACTCGTGCGAAACCGCGCTGAACTCCTCCACCGACGTGCTCTTTACCGCGGCCGCGTGCCAGGCGGAAGATGCGCGCCTCGCGAGCCACGCGCTGCGTAACTGA
- the alx gene encoding Inner membrane protein alx: protein MNTVGTPLLWGGFAVIVAIMLAIDLLLQGRRGAHAMTMKQAAVWSVVWVSLSLLFNAAFWWYLTGTAGREVADTQALAFLTGYLIEKALAVDNVFVWLMLFSYFAVPPALQRRVLIYGVLGAIVLRTIMIFAGSWLITQFEWLLYVFGAFLLFTGVKMALAKEDEGGIGDKPLVRWLRGHLRMTDSIENEHFFVRKNGLLYATPLLLVLIMVELSDVIFAVDSIPAIFAVTTDPFIVLTSNLFAILGLRAMYFLLAGVAERFSMLKYGLSIILVFIGIKMLIVDFYHIPIAISLGVVGGILATTLVINAWVNHRNDKKKLAE, encoded by the coding sequence ATGAATACTGTCGGCACTCCCTTGCTGTGGGGCGGCTTCGCCGTCATCGTGGCGATTATGCTGGCTATCGACCTTCTGCTTCAGGGGCGTCGCGGCGCGCACGCTATGACCATGAAGCAGGCGGCCGTCTGGTCTGTCGTCTGGGTTTCGCTGTCCCTGCTCTTTAACGCTGCCTTCTGGTGGTATCTCACCGGCACCGCCGGGCGTGAAGTGGCAGACACCCAGGCGCTCGCCTTCCTGACCGGTTATCTCATCGAAAAAGCCCTGGCGGTGGATAACGTCTTCGTCTGGCTGATGCTCTTTAGCTATTTCGCCGTGCCGCCTGCGCTCCAGCGTCGGGTGCTCATTTACGGCGTGCTGGGCGCTATCGTGCTGCGCACCATTATGATTTTCGCCGGCAGCTGGCTTATTACGCAGTTCGAATGGCTGCTCTATGTGTTCGGCGCGTTCCTGCTCTTTACCGGCGTGAAGATGGCGCTGGCGAAAGAAGACGAAGGCGGGATCGGCGATAAACCGCTGGTGCGCTGGCTGCGCGGGCATCTGCGCATGACGGACAGCATCGAGAACGAGCACTTTTTTGTGCGTAAAAACGGCCTGCTCTACGCCACACCGCTGCTGCTGGTGCTGATCATGGTGGAGCTGAGCGACGTGATTTTCGCGGTGGACAGCATCCCGGCGATTTTCGCGGTCACCACCGACCCGTTTATCGTGCTGACCTCTAACCTGTTCGCGATCCTCGGCCTGCGCGCTATGTACTTCCTGCTGGCGGGCGTGGCGGAGCGCTTCTCGATGCTGAAATATGGTCTGTCGATTATCCTGGTGTTTATCGGCATCAAGATGCTGATTGTCGATTTCTACCACATCCCGATCGCGATTTCGCTCGGCGTGGTGGGCGGCATTCTTGCCACAACGCTTGTGATTAACGCCTGGGTTAACCATCGCAACGACAAGAAAAAGTTGGCGGAATAA
- the ygjR gene encoding Uncharacterized oxidoreductase ygjR encodes MIRFAVVGTNWITRQFVDAAHETGKFTLTAIYSRSLEQAQAFASDYPVEHLFTSLEALAQSDAIDAVYLASPNALHFSQSCLFLNHKKHVICEKPLASNLREVEAAIACARENQVVLFEAFKTASLPNFIALQQALPKVGALRKVLFNYCQYSSRYPRYLNGENPNTFNPAFSNGSIMDIGFYTLASAVALWGEPHEVKATASLLASGVDAHGVVQMNYGDFDVTLLHSKVSDSTLPSEIQGEAGSLVIEKLSECQRITFIPRGGKPQELTLPQHINTMLYEAETFARLVETHEVNHPGLAVSRTTAKLLTEIRAQTGVTFPADDVSVPLPA; translated from the coding sequence ATGATACGTTTCGCCGTTGTTGGAACGAACTGGATCACCCGCCAGTTTGTCGATGCCGCCCACGAGACGGGCAAATTTACCCTTACCGCGATCTACTCCCGCAGCCTTGAACAGGCGCAGGCGTTCGCCAGTGATTACCCGGTGGAGCATCTCTTCACCTCGCTGGAGGCGCTGGCGCAAAGCGACGCCATCGACGCGGTCTATCTCGCCAGCCCCAACGCCCTGCACTTTTCCCAGTCCTGCCTGTTCCTGAACCATAAAAAGCATGTGATTTGCGAAAAGCCGCTGGCCTCTAACTTGCGGGAAGTGGAAGCGGCCATCGCCTGCGCGCGCGAAAACCAGGTCGTGCTGTTTGAGGCGTTTAAAACCGCCAGCCTGCCGAATTTCATCGCGCTGCAACAGGCGCTGCCGAAAGTGGGCGCGCTTCGCAAAGTGCTGTTTAACTACTGCCAGTATTCGTCGCGTTACCCGCGTTATCTCAACGGCGAAAACCCGAATACGTTTAACCCGGCGTTTTCTAACGGCTCCATCATGGATATTGGTTTCTATACGCTCGCCAGCGCCGTCGCGCTGTGGGGCGAACCGCATGAGGTGAAAGCCACCGCCAGCCTGCTGGCAAGCGGCGTGGACGCGCACGGCGTGGTCCAGATGAACTATGGCGATTTTGACGTCACGCTGCTGCACTCCAAAGTGAGCGACTCGACGCTGCCGAGCGAAATTCAGGGCGAGGCGGGCTCGCTGGTGATTGAAAAGCTCTCCGAATGCCAGCGCATCACCTTTATTCCGCGCGGCGGCAAACCGCAGGAGCTGACGCTGCCGCAGCACATCAATACGATGCTTTATGAAGCCGAAACCTTTGCGCGTCTGGTTGAGACCCACGAAGTCAATCATCCGGGTCTTGCGGTCAGCCGCACGACGGCGAAACTGCTGACTGAAATTCGCGCCCAGACGGGAGTGACATTCCCGGCGGATGACGTGAGCGTGCCGCTCCCGGCGTAA
- the ygjQ gene encoding Uncharacterized protein ygjQ, protein MFAADRAVTHAASGRLYDTVGNTPARKVGLVLGARPDNRFFNRRIEAAAALYHAGKVSWLLVSGDNSRADYDEPTAMAEALNRHGVPAAAIFCDYAGFSTLDSVVRARQVFQENRITIISQAFHNQRAIYLAQHYGIDAIGFNAEDPAFRHTQYTLLRERFARVRALLDARLLRREPHFLGPTVAIGPKDAPRGCNIYAATP, encoded by the coding sequence ATTTTCGCTGCCGACCGCGCGGTCACGCACGCCGCCTCAGGCAGGTTATATGACACGGTCGGCAATACGCCAGCCCGCAAAGTAGGACTGGTGCTGGGCGCGCGTCCTGACAACCGCTTTTTCAACCGCCGTATTGAAGCCGCCGCCGCGCTCTACCACGCCGGGAAAGTCTCGTGGCTGCTGGTGAGCGGCGATAACAGCCGTGCCGATTACGATGAGCCGACGGCGATGGCCGAAGCGCTCAACCGTCACGGCGTGCCCGCCGCCGCGATTTTTTGCGACTATGCCGGATTTTCGACCCTCGATTCCGTGGTGCGCGCCCGGCAGGTGTTTCAGGAAAACCGCATTACCATAATCTCGCAGGCGTTCCACAATCAGCGCGCTATCTACCTGGCGCAGCATTACGGCATCGACGCCATCGGGTTTAACGCCGAAGATCCGGCCTTTCGTCATACGCAATATACGCTGCTGCGCGAGCGGTTCGCCCGCGTGCGTGCGCTGCTTGATGCCCGCCTGTTGCGCCGCGAGCCGCACTTCCTCGGCCCTACTGTGGCGATAGGTCCGAAAGACGCGCCGCGCGGCTGCAATATTTACGCGGCCACACCCTAA